The following proteins come from a genomic window of Nocardioides albertanoniae:
- a CDS encoding type III pantothenate kinase, translated as MTLLAVNIGNSHTILGLIADGAVSADWRVSTLEHRTADEWWALLRGTVGDERVDGIDGVVVCATVPSVLHEWREMISRHLSSVAAVVVEPGVRSGIPILMDNPREVGTDRIANAVAAVAHHGGPAIVVDFGGTATTFDVVNAAGQYVGGAILPGIELSLEALGRRGAQLRRVELARPRSVIAKNTVEALQSGMVFGVAAQVEGLVSRIIGEMDVAADEVTVIATGYLAEFVLDESKCFSVHSPWLTFQGLELIFQRNVIR; from the coding sequence GTGACCCTTCTCGCTGTCAACATCGGCAACAGCCACACGATCCTGGGGCTGATCGCCGATGGTGCCGTGTCCGCCGACTGGCGGGTCTCCACGCTCGAGCACCGCACCGCCGACGAGTGGTGGGCGCTGCTGCGGGGCACCGTCGGAGACGAGCGGGTCGATGGCATCGACGGCGTCGTGGTGTGTGCGACCGTGCCGTCGGTGCTGCACGAGTGGCGCGAGATGATCTCGCGCCACCTGAGCTCGGTCGCCGCGGTGGTGGTGGAGCCGGGCGTACGCTCCGGCATCCCGATCCTGATGGACAACCCGCGCGAGGTCGGCACCGACCGGATCGCGAACGCGGTCGCTGCCGTGGCCCACCACGGTGGGCCCGCGATCGTGGTCGACTTCGGTGGGACGGCGACCACCTTCGACGTCGTCAACGCGGCCGGGCAGTACGTCGGCGGCGCGATCCTGCCCGGCATCGAGCTCTCCCTGGAGGCTCTGGGGCGCCGCGGTGCCCAGCTGCGTCGGGTCGAGCTCGCGCGTCCGCGGTCGGTGATCGCGAAGAACACCGTCGAGGCGCTGCAGTCGGGGATGGTCTTCGGAGTCGCGGCACAGGTGGAGGGTCTGGTATCTCGGATCATCGGCGAGATGGATGTCGCAGCCGATGAAGTGACGGTGATTGCGACCGGATATCTGGCGGAGTTCGTTCTTGATGAGAGTAAGTGCTTCTCAGTGCATTCTCCGTGGTTGACCTTCCAAGGCCTCGAGCTCATATTCCAGCGAAATGTCATTCGTTAG
- the nadC gene encoding carboxylating nicotinate-nucleotide diphosphorylase, with the protein MSIRRVPFDEIPESLREELTAAGLDAGVVYDAVELALDEDLPMVAPGEMPSEDVTSVATIAPDSTGVGVFAAREDGVVAGLGVAALVFAYVMGDSVTITDRVRDGSKVKAGDIIMRLTGSTRGLLTAERTALNYASHLSGVATGVAAWTEALEGTGAQVLDTRKTLPGFRTLEKYAVRCGGGANHRMALSDMALVKDNHIVAAGGAVQAYEAVKFAYPDVPIEVEVTTLEELKSLLDAGCGRIMLDNMSTATMKEAVEITGGRAVLEASGGLTLDRAREVAETGVDYLSVGALTHSVKVFDIGFDLSEG; encoded by the coding sequence ATGAGCATTCGACGCGTGCCCTTCGACGAGATCCCGGAGTCGCTCCGGGAGGAGCTGACCGCTGCAGGGCTGGACGCAGGTGTGGTCTACGACGCCGTCGAGCTCGCTCTCGACGAAGACCTGCCCATGGTCGCGCCCGGCGAGATGCCCAGCGAGGACGTCACCTCGGTGGCCACCATCGCGCCCGACTCGACCGGCGTCGGCGTCTTCGCCGCTCGTGAGGACGGCGTGGTCGCCGGCCTCGGCGTGGCCGCGCTCGTCTTCGCGTACGTCATGGGTGACTCCGTCACGATCACCGACCGGGTCAGGGACGGCTCGAAGGTGAAGGCGGGCGACATCATCATGCGCCTGACCGGTTCGACGCGCGGGCTGCTGACGGCGGAGCGTACGGCTCTCAACTACGCCTCCCACCTCTCCGGCGTCGCCACCGGTGTCGCGGCCTGGACCGAGGCGCTGGAGGGCACCGGGGCTCAGGTGCTCGACACCCGCAAGACCCTGCCCGGTTTCCGCACGCTCGAGAAGTACGCCGTGCGCTGCGGCGGCGGCGCCAACCACCGGATGGCGCTCTCCGACATGGCACTGGTCAAGGACAACCACATCGTCGCCGCCGGTGGCGCGGTGCAGGCTTATGAGGCCGTGAAGTTCGCTTATCCTGACGTGCCGATCGAGGTCGAGGTGACGACGCTCGAGGAGCTCAAGTCGCTTCTCGACGCCGGCTGCGGGCGGATCATGCTCGACAACATGTCGACCGCGACCATGAAGGAAGCCGTCGAGATCACCGGCGGCCGCGCGGTGCTGGAGGCGTCGGGCGGGCTCACCCTCGACCGCGCGCGCGAGGTCGCCGAGACCGGCGTCGACTATCTCTCCGTCGGTGCGCTGACCCACTCGGTGAAGGTCTTCGACATCGGCTTCGACCTCTCGGAGGGCTGA
- a CDS encoding L-aspartate oxidase, whose amino-acid sequence MSERQRTTVELLSARDPGWTEWADVIVVGSGIAGLTAALRLRDQVERVAVVTKDVLQAGSTQWAQGGIAAALGEGDTPEQHEVDTLVAGAGACDLEAVRVLVGEGAEAVRELIEWGADFDKDPDGNLSLTREGGHHRDRIAHADGDATGAEIQRALIEAVRRAPDAPAGEERSDASPIMVFEHAMVVDLLTADDGGVAGLTIHVMGEGDADGVGMVRTRAVVLASGGLGQVFSQTTNPAVATADGMAIALRAGATLRDLEFVQFHPTVMYLGEDSRGQQPLISEAVRGEGAFLVDWDGARLMEGVHEMRDLAPRDIVSKAIMKRMLETGHPNMWLDARHLGRAFWEKRFPNILASCKQHGVDPAVDLIPVAPACHYASGGVRTDLWGRSSVPGLYATGEVACSGVHGANRLASNSLLEGLVFSRRIAEVLPGELRQLEDPETDTTTHVDRVLVPGTALKQLQETMTTKVGVLRNATGVAEAVDELEKLGRTPATTIDPEAWEATNLLTVSLALARSALLREETRGSHWREDFGQRDDAGFAGHFDVRLLDGETIATFTPAPATDPSRAEPANRTTPSTPSTPAGA is encoded by the coding sequence ATGAGCGAGCGCCAGCGGACGACAGTTGAGCTGCTCTCCGCCCGTGACCCGGGCTGGACCGAGTGGGCCGACGTGATCGTGGTGGGCTCCGGGATCGCCGGGCTGACCGCGGCCCTCCGGCTCCGCGACCAGGTCGAGCGGGTCGCCGTGGTGACCAAGGACGTGCTCCAGGCAGGCTCCACGCAGTGGGCCCAGGGCGGCATCGCGGCCGCGCTCGGTGAGGGTGACACCCCCGAGCAGCACGAGGTCGACACGCTCGTCGCAGGTGCGGGGGCGTGCGACCTGGAGGCCGTACGTGTGCTGGTCGGTGAGGGCGCCGAGGCCGTTCGCGAGCTCATCGAGTGGGGCGCCGACTTCGACAAGGACCCCGACGGCAACCTGTCGTTGACCCGTGAGGGCGGCCACCACCGCGACCGGATCGCGCACGCCGACGGCGACGCGACCGGCGCCGAGATCCAGCGCGCGCTGATCGAGGCGGTGCGGCGCGCTCCCGATGCGCCAGCAGGCGAGGAGCGAAGCGACGCAAGCCCGATCATGGTCTTCGAGCACGCCATGGTCGTCGACCTGCTCACCGCCGACGACGGCGGCGTGGCCGGTCTGACCATCCACGTGATGGGCGAGGGCGACGCCGACGGCGTGGGCATGGTGCGTACGCGTGCGGTCGTGCTCGCCTCCGGCGGACTCGGCCAGGTCTTCTCGCAGACCACCAACCCCGCCGTCGCCACCGCCGACGGGATGGCGATCGCGCTGCGGGCCGGTGCGACGCTGCGCGACCTCGAGTTCGTGCAGTTCCACCCCACGGTGATGTATCTCGGCGAGGACTCCCGCGGCCAGCAGCCGCTGATCTCCGAGGCCGTACGCGGCGAGGGCGCGTTCCTCGTCGACTGGGACGGCGCCCGGCTGATGGAGGGTGTCCACGAGATGCGCGACCTGGCGCCTCGCGACATCGTCTCCAAGGCGATCATGAAGCGGATGCTCGAGACCGGCCACCCCAACATGTGGCTCGATGCGCGTCACCTGGGTCGCGCGTTCTGGGAGAAGCGGTTCCCCAACATCCTCGCCTCCTGCAAGCAGCACGGCGTCGACCCCGCCGTCGACCTGATCCCGGTCGCGCCGGCGTGCCACTACGCCTCCGGCGGCGTCCGCACCGACCTGTGGGGCCGATCCTCGGTGCCCGGCCTCTACGCCACCGGCGAGGTCGCCTGCAGCGGCGTCCACGGCGCCAACCGGCTCGCCTCCAACTCGCTGCTCGAGGGGTTGGTCTTCTCCCGGCGGATCGCGGAGGTGCTGCCCGGTGAGCTGCGCCAGCTGGAAGACCCCGAGACCGACACCACGACCCACGTCGACCGCGTGCTCGTGCCCGGCACGGCGCTCAAGCAGCTGCAGGAGACGATGACGACCAAGGTCGGTGTGCTCCGCAACGCGACCGGTGTCGCCGAGGCCGTCGACGAGCTCGAGAAGCTCGGCCGCACGCCCGCGACCACGATCGACCCGGAGGCGTGGGAGGCGACCAACCTGCTCACCGTCTCGCTCGCGCTCGCGAGATCGGCGCTGCTGCGCGAGGAGACCCGCGGATCCCACTGGCGCGAAGACTTCGGGCAGCGTGACGACGCCGGGTTCGCGGGCCACTTCGACGTGCGACTCCTCGATGGTGAGACCATCGCCACGTTCACCCCGGCGCCGGCGACAGACCCGTCTCGAGCCGAGCCGGCGAATCGCACCACCCCGTCAACCCCGTCAACACCGGCAGGAGCCTGA
- the panD gene encoding aspartate 1-decarboxylase, which yields MTRLRTMMTGKIHRATVTQADLHYVGSVTVDADLLDAADILPGELVSIVDITNGARLETYTIAGERGSGVLGINGAAAHLVHPGDLVILIAYAQMTTAEAKALEPHVVHVDDANHIIALGSDAAEPVPGSDQLRGDLVLTQ from the coding sequence ATGACCCGTCTGCGCACCATGATGACCGGCAAGATCCACCGTGCCACGGTCACCCAGGCAGACCTTCACTACGTCGGCTCGGTCACCGTCGACGCCGACCTCCTCGACGCCGCGGACATCCTGCCCGGCGAGCTGGTCTCCATCGTCGACATCACCAACGGCGCCCGCCTGGAGACCTACACGATCGCCGGCGAGCGCGGCAGCGGCGTGCTCGGCATCAACGGCGCCGCCGCCCACCTGGTGCACCCCGGCGACCTCGTCATCCTGATCGCCTACGCGCAGATGACCACGGCCGAGGCGAAGGCTCTCGAGCCGCACGTCGTGCACGTCGACGACGCCAACCACATCATCGCGCTGGGTTCGGACGCTGCCGAGCCGGTGCCGGGGAGCGACCAGCTGCGGGGCGACCTCGTCCTCACGCAGTAA
- the panC gene encoding pantoate--beta-alanine ligase, with protein MTAIASTRDDLAKLLDPARRDGASVGFVPTMGALHDGHASLMRVARERVGDGPVVVSIFVNPLQFGAGEDLDRYPRTLEADLEVCEREGVDVVFAPSVDEVYPGGDPQVTVAPGPLADVLEGATRPGHFGGVLTVVAKLFGLVKPDVAVFGEKDYQQLALIRRMSADLCLGVDVVGAPTQREPDGLALSSRNRYLSPEQREVATTLSRALRAAQREAVHGVDAALAAAHAELNRVTGVELDYVEITDPALAPLPETPAPGSEARILVAAKLGTTRLIDNMSLRVGR; from the coding sequence ATGACCGCGATCGCCTCCACTCGCGACGACCTCGCGAAGCTGCTCGACCCTGCCCGCCGTGACGGCGCCTCGGTCGGGTTCGTGCCGACGATGGGCGCCCTGCACGACGGCCACGCGTCGCTGATGCGTGTCGCCCGTGAGCGGGTCGGTGACGGCCCGGTCGTCGTCTCGATCTTCGTCAACCCGCTGCAGTTCGGCGCGGGCGAGGATCTCGACCGCTACCCACGCACCCTCGAGGCCGACCTCGAGGTCTGCGAGCGCGAGGGCGTCGACGTCGTCTTCGCGCCGTCGGTCGACGAGGTCTATCCCGGTGGCGACCCGCAGGTGACCGTGGCCCCCGGCCCGCTGGCCGACGTGCTCGAGGGCGCGACCCGTCCGGGCCACTTCGGCGGCGTGCTCACCGTCGTCGCGAAGCTGTTCGGGCTCGTGAAGCCCGACGTCGCCGTCTTCGGCGAGAAGGACTACCAGCAGCTCGCGCTGATCCGCCGGATGTCGGCCGACCTGTGCCTCGGCGTCGACGTCGTCGGTGCGCCGACGCAGCGCGAGCCCGACGGCCTGGCCCTCTCCTCGCGCAACCGTTATCTCTCGCCCGAGCAACGGGAGGTCGCGACGACGTTGTCGCGGGCCCTCCGTGCAGCGCAGCGCGAGGCCGTGCACGGCGTCGATGCCGCGCTCGCTGCTGCTCACGCCGAGCTGAACCGGGTGACGGGCGTCGAGCTCGACTACGTCGAGATCACCGACCCCGCGCTCGCGCCCCTGCCGGAGACACCGGCCCCCGGCAGCGAGGCCCGGATCCTCGTCGCCGCCAAACTTGGAACCACCCGACTCATCGACAACATGAGCCTAAGGGTGGGGCGATGA